Within the Leptospira ryugenii genome, the region ATGAGATTGCGAGTCTAACTTCTAGATGGGAGCTTGCAACTCTAGAGTTGGAAGAGATGGGAGGAGCAAAAATATGAATATCCATGAGATCAACGTAAAAACACTCAAAGAAAGACTCGATGCTCGGAAGGCAGGCAAAGATAGTTTCTTTCTATTGGATGTAAGAAATCCAAATGAGCAAGAGATCGCCTTGATCCCAGGCACGGACAAATTGATCCCTGTCGGGGAATTGTCTATGAGAGTAGCTGAACTCAACGACCAAAAAGAAAATGAAATCCTCGTTTACTGCCGCTCTGGAGGACGATCTGGTATGGCTTGTGGGATTCTGCAAGACTCCGGTTTCAAGGATTGTAAGAATGTTGCAGGCGGAATTCTTGCTTATTCTGACCAAGTTGATCCGACAATGAAAAAGTATTAGTAGTATGAAACGCGCCGACAATCTACGCATTCTGGAACAACATAGCCTCATTCCTCCTTCTGTCATTGTAGAGGAGTATCCATTATCTGACGTTGCATCAGATTTAGTCACAAAGACGAGAGCACAAATCTCAGACCTACTTCATGGCAAAGACACCAAAAGACAATTGGTAGTAGTCGGACCATGTTCTGTACATGACACAAAAGCGGTTATGGAATATGCTTCCAAACTCAGACCATATATTGATTCACTTAAAAATGAACTACTCATTGTTATGCGGGTTTATTTCGAAAAACCTAGAACTACAGTCGGTTGGAAAGGATTAATCAATGACCCTGACCTGGATGGCTCATTCCATATCAATAAGGGGCTAGCTACAGCACGCAAACTTTTACTTGATTTAAACAATATGGGTGTGCCTTGTGGAACAGAGTTCTTGGATGTGATCTCTCCGCAATATGTTGCTGATCTAGTATCTTGGGGAGCAATCGGCGCAAGGACTACAGAGAGCCAGATCCATAGAGAGTTAGCTTCAGGTTTATCTGCTCCTATTGGCTTTAAAAATGGCACAGATGGCAATGTCCAAATCGCAATTGATGCACTTCGTTCCGCAGGTGCTTCCCACCATTTTCTGTCTGTTACAAACCAAGGAAGTTCTGCTATCTTCAAAACTGCTGGAAATCCTGATACGCATGTCATCTTAAGGGGCCATAACAAAGGTCCGAATTTTGATGAGGCGACAGTCAATGAGTTAGGTGCACAAATCGAAAAAAATAACCTTCCTTACCGTTTGATGATCGATTGTTCTCATGGAAATAGCCAAAAGGATTTCAAAAAACAACCTGGTGTTTTGGAGGAAGTGGCACGCCAAGTGGCTTCTGGTTCAAAATATATTTTAGGTGTAATGATCGAAAGTCATTTAAAAGAAGGCAATCAGTCAATTGATGCAAGGCCATTGACATACGGTCAATCGATTACAGATGCATGCGTTTCTTGGGAGAGCACAGTACCCATGTTAGAAACACTTGCCAATGCAGTGAAAAAAAGACCCTAAAAAGTATGCTCCTGTGAAGGGAATGATCTCCCTTCCACTTCGGAGTGGTAGAGATTCACGCTTGTTTTGATTTGTTCTGATAAGTTTGCAAAAGTTTTCAGGAATTTTGGGCGAAATGTTTCGTTCATTCCGAGTAAATCTTGCATAACCAAAACTTGCCCCGATGTAAACCGACCTGCTCCGATTCCAATGGTTGGGATTTGGAGAGATTCGGTGATTTCTTTCCCTAAGCTTTCCGGAATCATCTCCAAAACGAGAGCAAAGGCACCAGCATCTTGCAATTGTTTTGCTTTCTCCAGCATTCTTTTTTGAGATTCTTCTGTTTTTCCTTGCACACGATGCCCACCTAATGTGTGTACTGATTGAGGAGTCAGGCCAAGGTGAGCAAACACAGGAACACCTGCTTCCGTTAGTCGCCTTGTGAGCTCTAAAACCAAATCTGAATCACCTTCTAGTTTTACGCAATCAGCAGTAGTCTCTTTCATTATCCTTCCTGCTGATCTCATTCCCTCTTCTACCGATATTTGGTAGGACATAAATGGCATATCGGCTATAACAGTTTTTCCTGGAGCACCTCTATTGACCGCTTTTGTGTGGTATATCATTTCATCTAGAGTTACTGGAATTGTGGATGATTGCCCTTGGATTACATTTCCTAGAGAATCTCCAACCAATATACAATCAACATTTGTATCAGCAAACAAACGAGCAAAACTATAGTCATAGCAAGTAATGACCGAAATTGGGCTGCGCGCTTCGTATTTTTTTTTAAACTGAAGAATGATATTTTTCATAGACACTTCCGTCAAAACGTGAGTACAAATCTAGCTCTCCCATTTCGTTTACTATTTCTCGAATGAATGGTCTCGTAAAAAGCGAATGATGAGGTAGCGTTAACATTGCAGTATTCATAACTACTTCTTCAAAGCTTAGAATATCTATATCGATTTCTCTTGGACCCTTCCAAGATCTTCGTTTTCGACCTAACTTGTCTTCAATCGCGAGCAAGTTTTCCAGAAAACAAGGCAATGTATAAGAAGAAGAAACTCTAACTTTTAGGATTTGGTTTAGGAAATATGGCTGGTTTGTATTTTCTAAAGGGGCTGTTTCTTTACGAATCGATTTTTTCACTATCTGGACTTCTGGCATGCACTCGATTTCCCAAATGGCCTGGTCCAAAAAATGATGCCGGTCTCCCAAGTTAGAACCCAAAGATAAGAATGAAATCCCCCGATACTTCAT harbors:
- a CDS encoding rhodanese-like domain-containing protein, encoding MNVKTLKERLDARKAGKDSFFLLDVRNPNEQEIALIPGTDKLIPVGELSMRVAELNDQKENEILVYCRSGGRSGMACGILQDSGFKDCKNVAGGILAYSDQVDPTMKKY
- a CDS encoding 3-deoxy-7-phosphoheptulonate synthase; the encoded protein is MKRADNLRILEQHSLIPPSVIVEEYPLSDVASDLVTKTRAQISDLLHGKDTKRQLVVVGPCSVHDTKAVMEYASKLRPYIDSLKNELLIVMRVYFEKPRTTVGWKGLINDPDLDGSFHINKGLATARKLLLDLNNMGVPCGTEFLDVISPQYVADLVSWGAIGARTTESQIHRELASGLSAPIGFKNGTDGNVQIAIDALRSAGASHHFLSVTNQGSSAIFKTAGNPDTHVILRGHNKGPNFDEATVNELGAQIEKNNLPYRLMIDCSHGNSQKDFKKQPGVLEEVARQVASGSKYILGVMIESHLKEGNQSIDARPLTYGQSITDACVSWESTVPMLETLANAVKKRP
- the panB gene encoding 3-methyl-2-oxobutanoate hydroxymethyltransferase, whose product is MKNIILQFKKKYEARSPISVITCYDYSFARLFADTNVDCILVGDSLGNVIQGQSSTIPVTLDEMIYHTKAVNRGAPGKTVIADMPFMSYQISVEEGMRSAGRIMKETTADCVKLEGDSDLVLELTRRLTEAGVPVFAHLGLTPQSVHTLGGHRVQGKTEESQKRMLEKAKQLQDAGAFALVLEMIPESLGKEITESLQIPTIGIGAGRFTSGQVLVMQDLLGMNETFRPKFLKTFANLSEQIKTSVNLYHSEVEGRSFPSQEHTF
- the folK gene encoding 2-amino-4-hydroxy-6-hydroxymethyldihydropteridine diphosphokinase, which codes for MKYRGISFLSLGSNLGDRHHFLDQAIWEIECMPEVQIVKKSIRKETAPLENTNQPYFLNQILKVRVSSSYTLPCFLENLLAIEDKLGRKRRSWKGPREIDIDILSFEEVVMNTAMLTLPHHSLFTRPFIREIVNEMGELDLYSRFDGSVYEKYHSSV